In Phycisphaerae bacterium, the sequence CGCAGGAAACGCCCCCTTCGGACGGCCCGGGCGGCGGCATTGGGCCGGAAGCCGAGACGCTTGGCGATCCGGCGGATCTCAGCCGCCCGCCGGGCCGAGCTTCGCCAGACTTCCTTGTTCTTGCCGTTCAGGACGCGAGAGACGGTATCAATCGATACTCCCGCCTCCTCGGCAATCTCACGCAGAGTCGCCATTGGCACTTAACCCTCTACATAGCAATTGCTTAGACTACTTCGTATCGATACGAGTTTCGTAACGTTCCGATATTAAGCATACCAACCGATTTCCGACCAGTCAATCCCCTTCCGGAGTGAAACAGCGAAGAAAACTCTCGCACGTCGCGGGCCCAGCGGCTAAGTTCGGATTGGCAGAACGGATAGGAGCAAGCGAGATTCAAGGAGAGCGACGTGGCGGAGAAGTTGGCGGACAGGCGGGTGCTGGTGACGGGCGGGGCGGCGGGGATCGGGCGGGCCACGGTGCTCGAATTGGCCGAGCGACAGGCGGTGATCGGTATTCACTACTGCCGGTCGGATGGTCCGGCACGAGAGCTCAAGGAGGAACTGTCCGGGCGGAAGATCAAGGCTGAGATATTCCAAGCCGATCTGACCAAGCCGGACGAGGCCGGCAAGCTGGTCAAAGAGTTCGCCGGCTGGGCGGGCGGGATCGATTGCCTGATCAACAATGCCGGTGACATCGTCGGCCGTAAGGTCATGGACGAGATGGACCGCGAGTTCTTCCGCTACGTGATGGAACTGAACGTCGACAGCGCCGCGATGGTGACGCGGGCCGCCCTCCCCTATCTTCGCCAATCGGCCAAACAGGGCGGGGCCAGCGTGGTTAACATGTCGTCCCTGGCGGGCCGGACCGGGGCGGGGCTGGGCTCGATCGCCTACTCCACGTCGAAGGGCGCGGTGATCACGATGACCCGCGGCATGGCCCGGGAGCTGGGGCCGGAGGGCATCCGGGTCAACGCGGTCGCGCCGGGGCTGGTCCTGGGCACCCACTTCCATAGCGCTCACACGCCCAAGCCGATGCAGGAGAAGATCATCGACGGCATTCCGCTTAAGCAGGCGGGCCGACCGGAGGACATCGCCCGGGCGATCGTGTTTCTGGCCAGCGAGTACGACGGCTTCATCAACGGGGCGATTCTGGACATCAACGGCGGCGCGTGGTAGGCCGGGCCGTCCTCGGCAAAAACGAAACGTGCCCGGAACATGGCGGCTCCGGGCACGATGGAATGTCTTGAACCGCAGGCCTACTGACCAGCGTCCGGCTCAACCGGTTCGACTGGACCGCCGGCGCCCGGGCCTCCCATCATTCCCTCAGCCGCCGCCGCGGCGGACTCGGCGAGCGGAACGATCTGCTGAATGACCTCCATAGGCACCACAAGCCGACCTTGGACCATGGTGTCGGTGACCGTCTTGGCGAAGGCGATCAGCGGCATCTCGCCCTGCGGGGCCGGAGCGGTCTCGGTGCCCGCCTGGCCGCCCATCATGACCATCATCTGCTGGAACCCGGCGATCATGTTGATGATCTTGCCCAGATCAAGATAGCCGACTGCGAGCTGCTTGTCGAAGAGCTGCTTGCGGGCCTGCTGGACCTTGGGCATCTGGGCCACGGCGGTCGAGCCGCTCTTGGCGGCTTCGATCAGCTGCTGTAAGGAGGCGTCATCGCCTCCAATGTCGAGCACCACGAGGTTGTCGGAGACCTTGGCGATGCGGGTGGCGATCTGCCCATTGGCGGCGCCGAAGGCCATGCCCAGGAACATGTTGATCTGCTGGGCCATCTGCGGGTCGGCGCCCGGCATGGCCATGAGCGAGTTGAGATCCATCACGTAACGATCGACCGGAACACCGCCGACGGTGGCCACGTTCTGCTCATAGCGTACGTTCGGCGTAAT encodes:
- a CDS encoding SDR family oxidoreductase produces the protein MAEKLADRRVLVTGGAAGIGRATVLELAERQAVIGIHYCRSDGPARELKEELSGRKIKAEIFQADLTKPDEAGKLVKEFAGWAGGIDCLINNAGDIVGRKVMDEMDREFFRYVMELNVDSAAMVTRAALPYLRQSAKQGGASVVNMSSLAGRTGAGLGSIAYSTSKGAVITMTRGMARELGPEGIRVNAVAPGLVLGTHFHSAHTPKPMQEKIIDGIPLKQAGRPEDIARAIVFLASEYDGFINGAILDINGGAW